In the Hevea brasiliensis isolate MT/VB/25A 57/8 chromosome 8, ASM3005281v1, whole genome shotgun sequence genome, tcctaGGTTGTAAGAGGAAAAAGTTTATTTCAGAGCTTGACCTGTATTTTCCTCTGTAGGTTGTTGTACTACTTAGTTACTAATTTTTATTGtattatttatttacttattttttcattaaattcTTGGAGGTCTGCTATGACATTGgtgtataaataattatttaattaattatattgttAACCCCATGAGCTCAAAGAAACATGAATTTTGATGATAGCAAaattcaactagaatcaaactaactttTCTTTAAGTGGTGTGATGTATCTTCCAATGGATTTAAAGAAGATTCATGAAGTTAGTGAAATTGTGCCTTAGAGAAAGATGATATCCTAAGGCAACTCAAGATGAATGAAAGACAAGGAAAACAAGAAAGAAAAGGATACCTTCCAAGTTACATTGAAAATCAAAATGAAGGTACATAGCTTAGAGCTTAGTTTATGTTTCTTAGGATTATTTGTCAAAATAATTGACGAGTAAAGCCAATAAAATTACCTTTTAATCCCTCAAACTTTTATCCTAAgtttttataacttatttttaagttttgaatGGCCTAAAAGTATTTTATTGAGTTTTGGTGCAAAGTTTTAATTTTGCAAAGTTGATCAGAAAAGTTTTACAGGTTTGTTACTGTTCCTAGTATGCCAACTaactcaactctgcacaacattacagaaaacgataaaataacggttattttattgaaatttacatttataaagcTCAAATGAGTTTTCAAATGGTCAAAAATAGTTTGGGACAATAAATATACTTActcttggccattttgcacttaataaaAGTAGCTATAGTGTTCCTAACTGTTTGAAATCATTTAAAGCTTTCATTTAAAGTGCTCCACTTGTTTTCATTGTTCATCATTGGCATatctactcatctcttctttctAGATTCTATTGtaatgagtgagagtgagttttaaataTCTTATTAGCATTTATGAGAGGTCTTTCAAGCACCTATTAAAGCTTGATGGTGTAAAgtatttgggataacacttgtaaGAAGTATGAAGCTACTTTGTAAAGTTTTGGTGTAAAGATTTGTAAAAGGCTTTTGTCTCTTACCTTTAAACGAAAAGAATAATGGAGTGAAGACTTAAAGTGGTATCTTTGAGAGAgaggatgtaggctagttaggcCAAATCACTATGAAAATTTCGTATTCAATTTTCTTAACCcttattctttaattttttacattttattttctaGTTAAGTTAATTTTGCTGTGCTGAGAATTGAATCAATTTACTGCTCTATTTGCTAAGGACTGATATATTCTGTTTACTGCTCTATTTGCTCAGTTGTGATTTGAATCAGTTTACTGCTTCATTTGCTGAGTACTGATATATTCTGATTGAACAGTATaccaggggtgagcattcggttccaaccgaaccgaatcgaacagaaccgaattaaattataaaaactgaaccgtaaattttagaaaccaaatagaaccgaaatggatgaaaaatagaatcgaaccgaaccgctctatttcagttcgattcggtttaaaccgatcagtttgatttttgattgattttttaatttaaacttgattttcaagttatttaatctaattttaactttggtgtgaacctaataaccattaattaatgaaattaaacaattaatatatatatataattaaatataattcataaatttttcataaaaataaatcaatttaaaaattgatttggtttgatttagttcgatttgactatataaattactattcggttcggttcggttcggtttaactgattttttctcttcaaaactgaaccaaactgaaataaccgaaatttttataatgtaaaactaaaccgaaccgattgaattttaaaatccaaccgattgaatcgaattgactcggttcggtttgatttttcggtttgaaccgaattctgctcagccctacaGTATACTGAGCATGCTTTAAGTTAAATTTGTATAAACTATTTGTTTGAGCtatttcacacacacacacacacacacactctacATTAGAATACTTTATTGAACCAAGCCACAATTTTTAGAAAGTATTGAGCAAAAACCAAAAAATTATATTAGTCCAATTCACacacccccacccccccccccccctccctccctcttggacatatttgggACATTAATTTGATATCAGAGCTTGTCACTCTTACTTAAGGTTTAAACACTAAGAGTGATCCACACACATTGCTGGTTCATCCAATAATTCTACTAGCATACCTGCTCCCTCAGCGGAAGGGTATTCTATTAATAGACCACCACTTTTCAATGGCACAAACTACTTTTTTTGGAAAATCAAAACGAAAAattttatacaatctgttgataTTAATGCTTGGAGGATAATTAAAGATAGTCCTTACATTCCTCATAAAAGTGGTGAAGGAAATGTGCAATTACCTAAAGCTGAAGTGGAGTATGATGATAATGATTAGAAGAAAATTTCAATCAATGCCAAAGCTATtaatattcttcattgtgctcttgatattaatgaatATAATCATATTTCAGGTGGTCAAACTGCAAAAGAGATATGGGAAAAACTAGAAGTGACATATGAAGGAATCAATGTGGTGAAAGaatcaaaggcaaacctcctcatctgTGACTATGAGCTCTTTGACATGAAATCTAGTAAAACTATAACAGAAATGAGTACAAGATTTATGGATCTTGTCAATCTttttaaagctcttggaaagaaatttgaagaaccagaactcatgaagaaaatcttgagatcaTTGCCAAAAtcatgggaagcaaagactataATGATTCAAAACACTAAGGATTTTCAAAGATACACCTACAatgagctaattggttctctcattgcacatgagatgatttataagaATGATGAAAATGaaggtgataaaaaaaaaaagaaaggcatAGCTTTCAAATCCAAAAAGGTGGAAGAGAAAAAGAAAGGTGTTGCTTttaaagctagttcaagtgatgactatagtgcttcaagtgatgatgatgaggatatggctatgatagtgaAGAGATTCAAAAGAGCATGTAAGAAAGTGGAAGCAAGTACAAGAAGTTCATGAAGAAGTACactctaagactccaaatccaaaGGATTCAAGTGAAATTGTTTGTTATGAGTATAACAAACCAGGTCACATCAAGCCAAAGTGTCTTACTCTGAAGAAGAATAAGTTTAGAAAAGAtaaaagcaaaaaggcaatggcaACAACCTGGAGTGATAGTGATTCTTCATCAGACAATGACATAAGTGACAAAGATATTGCAAACACTTGCATggtggcaattgaagaaaaagccGAAAGCTCACACATTGAAGATAGTGgtaatgaggtaaatcttgaaccttctaatgttgatgagttagaacttgcatttgtgaaaacatatgataaatatagatcttttaaaaagaaatgcaaaattttaagataagaaaattgtgaaTTGAGATTGGAAAATATTTCTTTGCGTGTGGTtttaaaggaaaatgaattttacaaatgaAATTGTTTAACGAAGTAAATGATGAGCTTAAAAGGTCAAAAGAATTTTGTGagcaacttcttgagaaaaataAAGCTCTTAAAGCAAAAGTTGAATCTTTAACAAAAGAGTTagctaaatttacaaaaggaaaagaaacacttgatgtacttcttggaaaccaaagactTTCAAGTGAAAAATTTGGAATTGGTTATGACGGTTTTATGAAAtatggaaaatacaaaaattattttgttaaagcttcatcttcttcacAACCAAGCATTACGTGTTTTTATTGTAACCATAAAGTTTATATGgttaatgcttgtcctattagtaAAAGAACCTCTAAGGTAAAGAAAGTTTGGGTGCCTAAAGAAAGCATACCTAATACTACTAACAcctaaggacccaaagttgcgtGGGTACCTAAAATCAGTTAGCTAATTTAAAGtctgcctaaggagtatgctgAAAATAAAACATTGGTACATAAATAGCTACTACTCTAGGCATATAACTAGAAACAAAAGCAAATTCTCCTCCCTCACCTTGAAAGACGAAGGATATATCAAATTTGGTAACaaaaataaagctaaaatcaTTGGATGTGGAATTATTGGTAAGAATCCTTGCTTTGAAAAAGTTGCATTAGTACaaggtttaaaatataatcttttgAGTGTTAGTCAACtttgtgataatggttttaacacattgtgagattcataGAAATAATATTATGTTTATTGGTGCTAGAGTATAcaatatttacctacttgatttaaagagtcttgaagaaaattgtaaaAATGTTTTATGACTCTTGATAATAGTGCATAGTTATGGCATAGAAAGTTAGGACATactagcatgagtacacttgctaaactttaTAGAAGAGAACTTGTTATAAGACTTCCaaagttaaattttgaaaaaaaattcaatgcaaagcatgtgcacttagtaagcatacaaaatcatcttttaaatctaagAATGTTGTTACCACTACTAGACCATTGGAGTTAatgcatcttgatctttttggtccaatcacacctagtAGTTTAGGAGATAAAGCATATACATTTGTGATTGTTTATGATTTTTCAAGATttacatggactttctttcttgctcataaagatgaaaattTTAGTGTATTTGAATCTTTTTGTAAAagaattcaaaatgaaaaaggttatTGTATTACTTTTTTGAGAAGTGGTCATGGAAaggaatttgaaaataatttgtttgaaaatttttattctCAAAATGGTGTTTATCATactttttcagctcctagaactcgataataaaatggagttgtagagaggAAAAAACTAATCTTtataagaaatggcaagaacaatgctaaATGAAAATAGTTGTCAAAATATTTTTTTGACAAAAGCTGTAAATACAACTTGCTATATTCTGAACAGAGTTTCCATAAGAgcaattttaaagaaaactctttatgagctttggaaaggaagaaaacctaaTATTGCataatttcatatttttggttgcaaatgttacattttgaataacaaagatagcaatctcaagaaatttgatgctaaattcaGTGAATGAATATTTCTTGGTTATTctacaaatagcaaagcatataaaatttttaataaaaaacctTAACCATGGAAGAGTCAATGCATGTACTttttgatgagactaacccttaTTTGCAAAGGAAatattcttgtgatgatgaaaatgagcAGCTTTTTTATGCCAAAAATTCAAATGAAGATGAGCATGATCCAAAACAATTAGTAGAGGTTGATCAAAATGATAAAGGAGAAGAGTTTCCACTATCTACAAATGTTGAAATTTAGGAAGAGTCTctaccaaatgtggaagaactacaaattgagaAACCTtaacatcaagatattccacaagagCATGATCTAAAATAATTAGTAGAGgttgatcaaaatgacaaaggaGAAGAATTTCCACTATCTACAAATGATGAAACTTAGGAAGAGTTTctaccaaatgtggaagaactacaaattgaggaaccttaacatcaagatattccacaagaatggagataccatagaaatcattccaaagatgacatccttgatagtccatcacaaaagATGAtaacaagagctcaacttagaagatattttagTAATGTTGCTTTTCTCTCTCAATTTGAActcaaaacatatgatgatgctcaaaatgatgagagTTGGCTTCTTGCTATACAAAAAGAAttcaatcaatttgagagaaacaaagtatgaaaaacacttgttcctaaacctaaaaagcaatCTATCATTGGAAcaaaatgggtatttaggaataaaatggatgaaaaagggtATATAattagaaacaaagctagactagtagctcaaggatacaaccaagaggaaggtattgattttgatgaaacctttggtCTGATtattagaattgaagctattagaatgttatgtgcatttgcatgctttaaaaattttatgctttatcaaatggatgttaaaagtgccttCGTGCATAGATATAttaatgaagaagtttatgttatACAACCCCCCGGCTTTGAAGATCCACATTTTCCAAATCATATTTATAAACTtgctaaagctctctatggtttaaagcaagcttttagagcatggtatgagagacttaacAAATTTTTGcttgaaaatgattttaaaagaggaaaagtggataccactctttttattaagaaataaggaaaagacatgcttattgtgtaaatttatgtagatgatattatttttggtgcaactaaccattctctttgcaagaaattttaaaacatgatgagaagtgaatttgaaatgagcatgatgggtgaactcacattcttccttggattgcaaattaagcaaatgaaagatggaatcTTTATAAATCAATCCAAATATATCAAAGACATgttaaagaagttcaaaatggaagatatggaaagcaatggaactcccatgagctcaacaatcATATTGgaaaaagatgaaaaaggtaaaaaggTAGATCAAatgctttatagaggtatgattagtTCTCTACTCTACTTGactgcatctagaccagatattcattttagtgtgtatttatgtgcaagatttcaatcatgtgcaaaagaatctcatcttattactgttaaaagaattttcaaatacctcattggcacgCATAACATtggcttatggtatccaaaacgtgaatcatttgattttgtTGGTTATAGTAATTCTGATTTTGTTGGTAGTAGATTGGACAGAAAAAACACTTCtagaacttgtcaatttcttggtcatGCATTAGTCTCATGGCATAGTAAAAAATAAACTTCTGTTGCACTTTCTATAGCAAAAGCTGAATATATCATAGTTGAAAGTTGTGTAGCacagattttgtggatgaaacaacaatttgaagattttgaaattaaatttgatcacattcccataacaTGTGATAACACAAGGGCTCTAAATTTGACAAAAAAATATTGTCCAACagtctagaagcaagcatattgagaTGAGACATCACTTTATAAGGGATCATGTCCAAAATGGTGACATTCAAATTGAATTTATTCCTTTAGAAAATTAGCTTGCTAATATTTTTACAAAGCCACTCAATGAGGAAGTTTTTTTTGTAGAATAAGAAGAGAAATTGGCATGATAGATGTCCCTACATGATATTTGATGTATTTTCATGTATTTGTGTCAAAATTGAGTGATATATGTTGATTTGTGTTATTAATGATGAGTACTGAAGTTTCTGGTGTGTTTTGAAAAATTCTAGACTTGATCTGCTGTGAATAGTATTTTACAGAATTTAATCATAGTGGCATACTAATCTGTTTTCTAAGTATTTTGCCATTGCTTTTAATTTTTTAGATAGCAAATTGGTACTCAGGTCTGATTGTatataaaattcaatttttttttccttttaagcgCCTCTACTGTGTTTTTATGAACCATATTACAAAAATGGCTCTTCCTTTTAAAACTAtactttatttctttttaaaGGGCATAATCATAATTTTTCACTTGATTTGACAAGATTTCTAGCATGGgactcaaaatttttttaaacccATCATCTTTTTACCTTCTCCATTGACTCACGAAATTCTGTTTCTCTGCAAATCTTCCATTTTAGTCTCTTAagtttaaatttcaaaattatttttcaaaaaaaatgaCATTTCTTCTTCTGAAAACTGTTTAAAGGTACTAAATCCAAACCCTAGTTTGTTccttatttttctctctcttctatAACTCTTCATTCACGACTCTCTTAACCATCACAACTTTTCAGGTTTCTTAAAAAGTGCCAAAGAACACTCATTTTGCAACAATTCTTTCTTTTGCATCTCACCAAACGAAAAATCCCTAAATATTTCTCACCTGTCTTGATATTTCTCTTTGCCAAGTGAAATTTCTCAAGTTCGTCATCGCATCTTCCCTATTTATATTAGTTCAAAAGTTTCAAGTAATTTTTTTGTGAttgttgcaaattttataaatccCTTGActtgcataattttttttttcgattctttctaagTAATGTTCTATGGGTTTCTTTATTTGGATTTTATCTTATGAAGATTACTTGTGCTGTATGTCAAAATATTAAAAAACATATGTTGGTGATTTTCAAAAACCCAAATTTTCATTGATTATCTTCTTTATTCATTGGACAATTTGACGAATAcatgttatattttttattttcaaatggGTATGTGATTTTAacctatattatatataaattttattcatttctttGTTGGGTGCTTATATTGTGTGATTTTTTTTTACCCTAGCAGTATCCTTCCCTGTTGCCAAGAGTACCTAGTTTGGTCATGGCTCAATCAaaagggaaaggaaaggaaaggttACCCAGTATTCATTATCTTCAGATTCTGACAGTAACTATGTTCCTCCATCTCCTCCACCAACATAGAAAGAGAAACCTCTAGTTATAGGAAAAGCTAAAGCATAGTTAAAGAAAAGGGCAAGTGAACCTGTCAAAGAGAAGAGTACTAAAAGGGAAAAATCTCCAAAGCACCTGTTGTACTTATGGAAAGGGCTTTTCAAGAACCAAGGTATATACACTGGCCTACTTTTAGTGAAGCTTCAATTTCATTATAGTCTCTGTTTCAATACCAAAAATGGGATAAGTTGTGCTCTAGTACTAAAGGAATTTATGTTGATTTGGTTTAAGAATTCTTTAGAAATTTGAAAGTAGGAGATGCAAAAAATGATGATTTttttaaagtgaaaatgaaagggaAAGTTCATGAAGTAACTGTGGAAAGGTTAGCCCATGCTTTAGGCATTCCAAATAGTGGCAATAGAGTTAGTTCTCAAAAAGAAGTATTTTTTGTAGGAGGATTTAATAAAAGAGATTTTGAAGAAGTGGTGTTCAAGGGAGAGGTTAAGGACAAAACTAGTGTTACCCATGCTCACCAACATATCAAAATCCTACATAGTTTTGTCATCTATGTGCTTAATCCTAGAACTAGTAGCCCCAACTATTTGAGCACTCTTAACCTttgcataatttggcatattgtgaaTGAGATTGAATTTAATCTTGCCTATTTCATGTTGAAGCAAATCATAAAGTGGAAACCTCCTTACAAACTTCCCTATGCACATTTCCTAAATGGTTCATTTAAGGACTTTGGGATTCCTCTAGAAAATGAAAAACTCAAAACTAATGTGATCCCAATTACAAGCCTGCAGAAAAGATGATGATGGCAGGAAAATGAGGTTTGAAAAAGGAGATCAATAATTTAAGGCAATTTTTTGAATTAGAGTTTGATAAGTTAAAGCAATTTTGCTCATTCCAAGGCGTTCTCATGAATTCTCTTAACCCTAAAATTGATGGTTTGTTGTTGATGATGTATAACATTGTGTATGATTTAACAaaaatcaaagttcatttgggCATTACAATAAAGGaagctggagaaaccagtaaggcAGGTATTACTGGTTCTACACAATAAACAGAAAAGGCTGAaaacaaagaagaaaaggaagaaaaagaagaagaggaagaaaaagaaaaagaggaagaagaggaagagaatgaggaagaaaaggaaaaagttaaaactgaaaaagaagaagaatcaAATGAAGAAAAGACTGGTAATGACAATGATGATGATGGTTCTTAAAGTGGCAGCCAAGAAGGGAGTGGAGATGCAATAAGTGAATCTGATTCTAATGTTGCACAGGAACCACACACTTCTGCTCCTGCTACACCTATTAAAGAGAAACAGAAATTAGTTAGAAAGGAACAAAAAAGTAAACATAAAGCAGAAACTAGTAAACCATCTGGCATAAAGGCCAAATCTGGTAAACAGCATACTGCAACACCTTCTAATGTTCCAATAGCAACTGGATTGGCTTCTAGTGCTCTTGTTCCTTTAACACCAATTGCTGCCATGGCTACTGAAATTCTACAAACCCTAAGTGATGAGCCTGTCAAGccaaaaaggaagaaaatgacTGCAAACAGATCCAAGCCAACTAGAAGAAGTTCTAGGTTCCAGGGACAAGATTGATATGCTGGGTTATTTTCTACTGATCTTATTTTCTTATGTCTGATAGTTTGTTTTTAGTTTGCTATCCTGTTTGCTAATTTTAGCTACCTTGATTAGTTTCCTATCCTATATGCTAATTTTCCATTTTGAATAGTGCACTTGAACTGAATTTCTATATATACTTATTTATGTGAATTCTTTCTCCCACGTTCTTTTGATGctaacaaaaagggggagaagtgGATGACTTTATGACTTTATTGGCTTTTTTTATGGACatcttgatgatattttgatgaaTATGATTAATGGAGAAGtggatgattttattgaatacatTATAGATATTTGGTTGATGTCCTTGCTTGAAACCATTTGTGGCCAAAAtgtttatgaatatttcattgaagctattaagggggagttattgtATATGATTATGCGTAATTGTTAATATGTTTTGATAAATGTGCATACATATAGGTGGAGTTATTCCCACATGTATATTCATACACTCACActttttaattcttatattttaattcaattgagttttgtcatcatcaaaaagagaGAGATTGTTGACCCTATGAGCTCAAAGGAGCATGAATTTTGATGAtagcaaaactcaactagaatcaaactaactttTCTTTAAGTGTTGTGATGTATCTTCCTAAGTATTTAAAGGATAACTTCCAAGTTACATTGAAGATCAAA is a window encoding:
- the LOC131182095 gene encoding uncharacterized protein LOC131182095, with product MIQNTKDFQRYTYNELIGSLIAHEMIYKNDENEGDKKKKKGIAFKSKKVEEKKKGVAFKASSSHIKPKCLTLKKNKFRKDKSKKAMATTWSDSDSSSDNDISDKDIANTCMVAIEEKAESSHIEDSGNEEPHTSAPATPIKEKQKLVRKEQKSKHKAETSKPSGIKAKSGKQHTATPSNVPIATGLASSALVPLTPIAAMATEILQTLSDEPVKPKRKKMTANRSKPTRRSSRFQGQD